Proteins from a single region of Palaemon carinicauda isolate YSFRI2023 chromosome 1, ASM3689809v2, whole genome shotgun sequence:
- the LOC137652500 gene encoding neurofilament medium polypeptide-like, whose translation MHSMAVLKAFGVCVLVGVMGALYGGGLHLKNTAASAIQARKVACEIPIKELGGQLRTLHESFVYRWFSRFLPEAPRFQEDCVVAAASEDSFLGRWMRRCPIIGGVLRAADEVERCELRLMEMQKEAERFNEQLKSNWLLRKLLPEFQFGRREEVIPVANTNHSIYIGAAFAVSVMAGGIFWAVTRKSTEESKQDDEEEIENVEREEDGDCSNETEEENELVKEVLDESSVEAAGDELGSLEEEEHEDEEEGEKSSDLLCDQDNLSEETELGDGCEKSSPDCEEEEIVVTEVLEKDNTKVQDLEASDVPTESENFEILAEREETAVPTGSENSEVLAEREETDVPTGSDNSEVLAEREETDVPTGSENSEVLAEREETAVPTGSENSEVLAEREETAVPTGSENSEVLAEREETAVPTGSENSEVLAEREETAVPTGSENSEVLAEREETDVPTRNENSEALAEREESDVPTGSENSEFFAERKETEAHDEWEEGSNIEQPVHEDSQETCEYSEYGFDKEDPAEEEEKEEDPEDEYYDEDYDEQYDEDYFYEQSLLRGSGVNWD comes from the coding sequence ATGCATTCTATGGCAGTATTAAAAGCATTTGGCGTGTGTGTGTTGGTGGGTGTGATGGGAGCCCTTTATGGAGGAGGACTCCACTTGAAGAACACAGCAGCTTCGGCGATACAAGCGCGGAAAGTAGCCTGCGAAATTCCTATTAAAGAACTCGGGGGACAGCTGAGGACTTTGCACGAGTCCTTCGTCTACAGATGGTTTTCGCGGTTcctcccagaggcgccgcgcttCCAAGAAGACTGTGTTGTTGCAGCTGCCTCGGAGGATTCTTTCCTTGGCAGGTGGATGCGACGCTGTCCTATTATCGGTGGCGTTTTGAGAGCTGCTGATGAAGTGGAACGGTGTGAACTCAGATTGATGGAAATGCAGAAGGAAGCCGAGAGATTCAACGAACAGTTGAAATCGAATTGGCTCCTCCGAAAGCTTCTCCCCGAATTCCAATTTGGAAGAAGGGAAGAAGTTATTCCTGTTgcaaatacaaaccactctatttacatCGGAGCAGCTTTTGCAGTTTCCGTCATGGCTGGCGGAATCTTTTGGGCTGTGACCAGGAAGTCTACAGAAGAAAGCAAACAGGATGACGAAGAGGAAATTGAAAATGTGGAAAGAGAGGAAGATGGAGACTGCAGTAATGAAACCGAAGAGGAAAACGAACTCGTAAAGGAAGTTTTGGATGAATCTTCGGTGGAGGCTGCAGGGGATGAGCTGGGTAGTTTGGAGGAAGAGGAGCATGAAGATGAAGAGGAAGGAGAAAAATCTTCAGATCTTTTGTGTGATCAGGACAATTTGTCTGAAGAGACGGAGCTTGGAGATGGATGTGAAAAATCAAGTCCAGACTGTGAAGAAGAAGAAATTGTTGTTACTGAAGTATTGGaaaaagataatactaaagtacAAGATCTTGAGGCTTCAGATGTTCCCACAGAAAGCGAAAATTTCGAAATTCtcgctgaaagggaagaaacagcTGTTCCCACAGGAAGCGAAAATTCCGAAGTTCtcgctgaaagggaagaaacagatgttcccaCAGGAAGCGATAATTCCGAAGTTCtcgctgaaagggaagaaacagatgttcccaCAGGAAGCGAAAATTCCGAAGTTCtcgctgaaagggaagaaacagcTGTTCCCACAGGAAGCGAAAATTCCGAAGTTCtcgctgaaagggaagaaacagcTGTTCCCACAGGAAGCGAAAATTCCGAAGTTCtcgctgaaagggaagaaacagcTGTTCCCACAGGAAGCGAAAATTCCGAAGTTCtcgctgaaagggaagaaacagcTGTTCCCACAGGAAGCGAAAATTCCGAAGTTCtcgctgaaagggaagaaacagatgttcccaCAAGAAACGAAAATTCCGAAGCTCtcgctgaaagggaagaatcagATGTTCCCACAGGAAGCGAAAATTCCGAATTTTTCGCAGAAAGGAAAGAAACAGAAGCTCATGATGAATGGGAAGAAGGATCCAATATTGAGCAACCAGTTCACGAAGACTCACAGGAAACTTGTGAATATTCAGAATACGGATTTGATAAAGAAGAcccagcagaagaagaagaaaaagaagaagacccaGAGGATGAATATTACGATGAAGATTACGACGAACAATACGACGAAGATTACTTTTATGAGCAATCTCTCTTAAGAGGTTCTGGCGTGAACTGGGATTAA